The following are encoded in a window of Paenibacillaceae bacterium GAS479 genomic DNA:
- a CDS encoding preprotein translocase subunit YajC, with the protein MFLATGGGTGGSPWGMILPFVLMFVVFYFLLIRPQQKKQKARNALLGSLKKGDRISTIGGMHGTITELTDDTVVLRVNDTTRITFERSAINTILHSAPAPSEVKAASVKEEKSDKVEPEGTL; encoded by the coding sequence ATGTTTTTAGCAACTGGCGGTGGAACTGGTGGAAGTCCTTGGGGGATGATTCTTCCATTCGTGCTTATGTTCGTGGTGTTCTATTTCCTGCTGATTCGTCCCCAGCAGAAAAAACAGAAAGCCCGCAACGCCTTGCTGGGCTCCCTCAAAAAGGGTGACAGAATCTCCACAATTGGTGGCATGCATGGCACGATTACAGAGCTGACCGACGATACGGTTGTTCTGCGTGTCAACGATACGACCCGCATCACGTTTGAGCGCAGCGCCATCAACACGATCCTTCATAGCGCTCCAGCTCCAAGCGAGGTTAAAGCTGCTTCTGTGAAAGAAGAAAAAAGCGACAAAGTTGAGCCAGAAGGCACGCTTTAA
- a CDS encoding Predicted DNA-binding transcriptional regulator YafY, contains an HTH and WYL domains, producing the protein MKGERLLELLLLLQAEGKLNSKELARRLEVSERTIHRDMDALSAAGVPVLSERGNSGGWRLMDGYRTRLTGLNVDEWKALFLASQSRAAHDLGWSSTLDSALLKLRAAHPHAALPHAEGLQSRLLMDGADWHSAQQEHPYLSLLMEAVLQDRMLRFRYGSRDIASGSETGKTAEWRLTEPLALVLKGSSWYLIADERTDAVKNHIEQDESAEENVYHQERVRATAVQRKTFRISRILEAELDDRCFKRPDDFELAAWWADSLERFRMTLPQPFQSRLLLAPDALERLRRMRYVRIAEATIRPWAADFARDAGESATAAGNYQADEQSVSAADRRQPGEHSTAAAVGSRQPDEQSVTAADRRQPGEHSTAAAVGSRQPDEQSVTAADRRHPSEHSTATVVSSKQPRVAGTGLGRCPDASWLQAEVEFDTADYAAGLILSLAPGAIALEPQELRQRVRELALEAALQHAP; encoded by the coding sequence ATGAAGGGAGAACGGCTACTGGAGCTGCTGCTTCTGTTGCAAGCTGAAGGCAAGCTTAACTCAAAGGAGCTAGCCCGCCGATTAGAGGTATCCGAGCGGACTATCCATCGAGATATGGATGCACTCAGTGCCGCTGGCGTACCCGTCCTCTCTGAGCGCGGCAATAGCGGCGGCTGGCGATTGATGGACGGTTATCGAACCCGTCTGACTGGGCTAAATGTTGACGAGTGGAAAGCACTGTTCTTGGCTTCACAGAGCCGGGCCGCCCATGACCTCGGCTGGTCCTCCACTTTGGACAGTGCATTGCTCAAGCTGCGAGCGGCGCATCCACATGCTGCCCTCCCGCATGCTGAAGGCCTTCAGTCCAGACTGCTAATGGACGGCGCGGACTGGCACTCTGCGCAGCAGGAACATCCCTATTTGAGCTTGCTCATGGAGGCAGTGCTGCAAGACCGCATGCTTCGCTTCCGCTATGGCAGCCGGGATATCGCGAGCGGGTCAGAGACCGGAAAAACAGCGGAATGGCGTCTTACAGAGCCGCTAGCACTCGTACTCAAGGGCAGCTCCTGGTACCTCATTGCGGACGAGCGAACAGATGCGGTAAAGAATCATATCGAGCAGGATGAATCTGCTGAGGAAAATGTTTATCACCAAGAACGGGTCCGCGCAACTGCCGTTCAGCGCAAAACGTTCCGCATCTCTCGTATTCTCGAAGCAGAGCTAGATGACCGCTGCTTCAAGCGGCCAGATGACTTTGAGCTGGCCGCTTGGTGGGCTGATTCGCTGGAGCGCTTCCGCATGACGCTCCCACAGCCGTTCCAGTCTCGGCTGCTGCTCGCGCCGGATGCGCTGGAACGGCTTCGGCGGATGCGGTATGTACGCATCGCGGAAGCGACGATTCGGCCTTGGGCGGCGGACTTCGCCCGGGATGCCGGAGAATCCGCTACTGCAGCGGGTAACTATCAAGCCGACGAGCAGTCTGTAAGTGCTGCAGACAGGAGGCAGCCTGGCGAGCACTCTACTGCTGCTGCAGTAGGCAGCAGACAGCCTGACGAGCAGTCCGTAACTGCTGCAGACAGGAGGCAGCCTGGCGAGCACTCTACTGCTGCTGCAGTAGGCAGCAGACAGCCTGACGAGCAGTCCGTAACTGCTGCAGACAGGAGGCACCCTAGCGAGCACTCTACTGCTACTGTGGTAAGCAGTAAACAGCCTCGCGTAGCAGGAACGGGCCTGGGCCGCTGCCCGGATGCCAGCTGGCTGCAGGCAGAGGTGGAATTCGATACGGCAGACTATGCCGCCGGATTGATTCTTTCACTGGCTCCCGGCGCGATCGCGCTGGAGCCGCAAGAGCTGCGGCAGCGCGTCCGTGAACTGGCGCTTGAAGCTGCCTTGCAACACGCGCCTTAA
- a CDS encoding PAP2 superfamily protein: MAIFYSMNQITLYTVLTSILLIGFGIGGNPLKVVWLFIRNLTTNRRFLLLFASLLGILFLNKFELKLEKMMNPPPDFTHVVQRFEGGFVEGFQQLFYAPWLTPFLAFFYIVVFQSVLVASLAIYMYQDRSGRQFTAVCYAVMINYLVAIPFYLFLPVNEVWAHDPNVKFYMLDAFPAFESMYRGLSGLDNCLPSLHTSISVTMALLAARSGNKRWAWFVGINAVIIIFSIFYMGIHWLTDMLGGLVLATFAVALAYRLADLKTVRERVPSVRT, translated from the coding sequence ATGGCTATCTTCTATTCCATGAATCAAATTACTCTGTATACGGTGTTAACATCCATCCTGCTTATTGGCTTTGGCATCGGTGGCAATCCCTTGAAAGTTGTTTGGTTGTTCATACGCAATTTAACAACTAATCGGCGCTTTCTGCTGTTGTTCGCTTCCTTGCTCGGAATTTTGTTCCTGAACAAGTTTGAACTCAAGCTGGAGAAAATGATGAACCCGCCTCCGGATTTTACACATGTCGTACAGCGCTTCGAAGGCGGATTCGTCGAGGGCTTTCAACAGTTGTTTTACGCGCCCTGGCTGACGCCTTTTCTGGCCTTCTTTTATATTGTCGTGTTCCAATCCGTGCTTGTTGCCTCGCTTGCCATATACATGTACCAGGATCGCAGCGGACGACAATTCACGGCAGTATGTTATGCGGTTATGATTAATTACTTGGTCGCGATCCCGTTTTATCTGTTTCTTCCAGTCAATGAGGTATGGGCTCATGATCCGAACGTGAAGTTCTACATGCTGGATGCGTTCCCTGCCTTTGAATCGATGTACAGAGGATTATCAGGTTTGGATAACTGCTTGCCTAGCCTGCACACATCCATCTCGGTGACAATGGCGTTGCTCGCCGCTCGCTCCGGTAACAAGCGTTGGGCTTGGTTTGTCGGCATTAACGCTGTTATTATAATTTTCAGCATTTTCTATATGGGCATCCACTGGCTGACAGATATGCTTGGCGGTCTCGTCCTCGCGACCTTCGCGGTGGCATTGGCGTATCGACTTGCTGATCTTAAAACAGTACGGGAAAGAGTTCCTTCTGTACGAACTTGA
- a CDS encoding putative membrane protein, TIGR04086 family, which produces MHSIKNVPKMHLSSPMLAGIVSASLWLSLGALLMSLLLYGGNLSENSLPAWSLGVHGSAALCGGFTSGKRSGTKGWYHGGALGLVYGLMVLLISFLAADAGMSVRTGIMFLIVALAGALGGMVGVNLRK; this is translated from the coding sequence ATGCATTCGATCAAAAACGTGCCAAAGATGCACCTCAGTTCTCCGATGCTTGCTGGAATAGTTTCCGCGAGCCTCTGGCTCTCGCTTGGAGCGCTGCTGATGTCACTGCTGCTCTACGGAGGTAATCTCAGCGAAAATTCATTGCCAGCATGGTCGCTCGGCGTCCACGGTTCAGCCGCCCTGTGCGGCGGTTTCACCTCTGGCAAACGCAGTGGCACCAAGGGCTGGTACCACGGTGGAGCACTTGGCTTGGTTTATGGCCTGATGGTGCTTCTAATCAGCTTTCTGGCTGCTGATGCGGGTATGAGCGTTCGGACGGGAATCATGTTCCTTATCGTCGCTCTGGCGGGAGCTCTTGGCGGCATGGTCGGCGTGAATTTGCGCAAATAA
- a CDS encoding stage V sporulation protein B produces MTKQTFIKGAMILLAAGVINRILGFVPRIALPRVIGAEGVGLYQLCYPFLGVLLTLITGGIPVAVAKWVAEAESQGDSKRVRQIFRTAMGLTITLALLMTGTMLVSAKWITTRVLTDPRVYEAFLVMTPMLLIIGISSVYRGYFQGRQNMIPTAQSQVVETILRIAAQLTLAALLLPMGLQWAAAGAMMGTVLGEVAALAVMLVHARRDRREERPAVPQDDTAADLVTADLLHMGTPTMLKVDLPVPGVTSTGSLPLKSAKAKHPGHRAPILRRLLRLSMPITGSRLVGSLSYLVESILTVRSLATAGIAIGAATAQYGALQGMILPLILLPTALTYSLSVSLIPSLSSAAARGDRAAIHKRLHQSLRLALVCGAPFVVIMGLLAEPLVRLLYNHAEIAPLLALLAPAGIFIYLQGPLQATLQALDKPGIALMNTMVGAAVKLFLIVELTSRPELGIYGAVIAITVNYILVTLLHGISVLRISGYRMKLPDFIKVGAAMIIMGAACRWIMSHHPLTLEWIGLLVACATSALIYILLMAIMGIIDRHDLQRLPGIGRWF; encoded by the coding sequence ATGACGAAACAAACATTCATCAAAGGAGCGATGATTCTGTTAGCGGCAGGAGTCATCAATCGAATTCTCGGCTTCGTCCCACGTATTGCGCTCCCTCGTGTTATTGGCGCGGAGGGAGTCGGCCTTTACCAGCTCTGTTATCCTTTCCTCGGCGTGCTGCTGACACTTATAACAGGCGGCATTCCAGTTGCAGTCGCCAAATGGGTCGCCGAGGCTGAGTCACAGGGAGACAGCAAAAGGGTCAGGCAAATTTTCCGGACGGCGATGGGCCTCACGATCACCCTTGCGCTGCTCATGACTGGAACAATGCTCGTTAGTGCGAAGTGGATTACAACAAGAGTACTGACCGACCCGAGGGTATACGAAGCATTTCTCGTCATGACACCTATGCTGCTCATTATTGGTATTTCATCCGTTTATCGCGGCTACTTCCAAGGTAGGCAAAATATGATTCCGACTGCGCAGTCTCAAGTCGTGGAAACGATTCTCCGTATTGCCGCCCAACTGACGCTGGCCGCGCTGCTGCTGCCGATGGGCTTACAGTGGGCTGCCGCAGGAGCGATGATGGGAACCGTCCTTGGCGAAGTGGCAGCACTCGCCGTCATGCTTGTCCATGCCCGGAGGGATCGACGGGAGGAGCGGCCGGCAGTTCCGCAAGATGACACTGCCGCTGATCTGGTGACAGCCGACTTACTGCATATGGGAACACCGACCATGCTAAAAGTCGATCTCCCCGTACCAGGAGTAACATCAACCGGATCGTTGCCACTGAAATCGGCAAAGGCTAAACATCCCGGCCATCGCGCCCCCATATTGCGAAGGCTGCTTCGCTTATCTATGCCGATTACCGGCAGCAGGCTGGTCGGCTCGCTCTCCTACTTGGTGGAATCGATTCTGACAGTCCGCAGCCTGGCCACAGCAGGTATCGCCATCGGCGCCGCCACCGCCCAATACGGAGCACTGCAGGGCATGATCCTTCCTCTGATCCTTTTGCCGACGGCGTTAACTTACTCGTTGTCCGTCTCGCTCATTCCTTCGCTTTCATCTGCTGCGGCGAGAGGCGACAGAGCCGCCATCCACAAGCGGCTGCATCAATCGCTCCGGCTCGCTCTTGTCTGCGGTGCGCCATTTGTCGTCATCATGGGGTTGTTGGCCGAGCCTCTTGTCCGCCTTCTCTACAATCATGCTGAGATCGCGCCGCTGCTCGCGCTGCTGGCTCCGGCAGGCATCTTCATCTACTTGCAAGGTCCACTGCAGGCGACGCTGCAGGCGCTCGACAAGCCCGGCATCGCCCTGATGAATACGATGGTCGGCGCCGCCGTCAAACTGTTTCTCATCGTGGAGCTGACGTCGCGGCCAGAGCTCGGTATTTATGGAGCCGTCATCGCAATTACGGTCAACTACATTCTCGTGACGTTGCTGCACGGAATCAGCGTGCTTCGTATTTCCGGTTACCGCATGAAGCTGCCAGACTTTATCAAAGTAGGAGCAGCGATGATTATTATGGGAGCCGCTTGCCGCTGGATTATGTCGCATCATCCGCTGACGCTGGAGTGGATCGGGCTGCTTGTAGCCTGTGCTACGAGCGCATTAATTTATATCCTGCTCATGGCAATAATGGGCATCATTGACCGTCATGACCTGCAACGGCTACCCGGAATCGGGCGTTGGTTTTAA
- a CDS encoding Post-transcriptional regulator: MTEVWDTVEYGAGITEDEISIELLSLCESKAEEFRWIGYESVVAQDIWECVNSKYKKSGDPLLHRLVNDILSLKPQQLMNYLTMSAWQAP; this comes from the coding sequence ATGACGGAGGTTTGGGATACAGTGGAATATGGGGCGGGCATAACGGAAGATGAGATTAGCATTGAACTGTTGTCCCTTTGTGAGAGCAAGGCGGAAGAGTTTCGGTGGATCGGTTATGAATCGGTCGTGGCGCAAGATATATGGGAATGTGTGAATTCGAAGTATAAGAAAAGCGGGGACCCGCTTTTGCATCGGCTTGTTAACGATATATTGTCGCTTAAGCCGCAGCAGCTGATGAACTATTTGACGATGAGCGCGTGGCAGGCACCTTGA
- a CDS encoding Arylsulfatase A, with the protein MKKPNVLLITSDQQHWNTIGAFNSEIHTPNLDRLVRQGTTFNRAYCPNPTCTPTRASIITGMYPSQHGAWTLGTKLMEDRHTVGEDFLAAGYQTALVGKAHFQPLGSTEEFPSLEAYPFLQDLDFWKNYKENFYGFNHVELARNHVNEAHVGQHYALWLEEKGCDNWRDYFLPPTGTMDRTQMYTWPIPEEFHYNTWIAERTNALLEQYESNDESFFLWSSFFDPHPEYLVPEPWDSMYDPDQLTIPTMVPGEHDRNPPHFAKTQEDKPDFSDLAETGKGIHGYRSHNYYEYGHQPKLTDYDKKKLVGVYYGMVTMMDKYIGRILDKLDELGIADNTIVVFTTDHGHFFGQHGLQAKGGFHYEDLIKLPFIARYPGHIPAGQTSEAIQSLVDLAPTFLSFCDIKIPYAMTGVDQKKVWLGESGHARDHAICEFRHEPTTIHQKTYVDSRYKITVYYNQTYGEIFDLQEDPQELNNLWDDPAAASLKSELLLKYAWAELGKESMPMPRISGA; encoded by the coding sequence ATGAAAAAACCTAATGTTCTCTTGATTACGAGCGATCAGCAGCACTGGAATACCATTGGCGCTTTTAATAGCGAGATTCATACGCCTAATCTGGATCGGCTTGTGCGCCAAGGGACTACGTTCAATCGGGCTTACTGCCCTAATCCGACCTGTACGCCGACCCGCGCGTCGATCATTACCGGCATGTATCCGAGCCAGCATGGCGCTTGGACACTAGGTACTAAGCTGATGGAGGATCGCCATACAGTAGGGGAGGACTTTTTAGCAGCTGGTTACCAGACTGCATTGGTGGGGAAAGCACATTTTCAGCCACTTGGCTCGACCGAGGAGTTTCCTTCCCTGGAAGCCTACCCTTTCCTGCAGGATCTGGACTTCTGGAAAAATTATAAAGAAAACTTCTACGGCTTCAATCATGTAGAGCTGGCAAGAAACCATGTGAATGAAGCTCATGTAGGGCAGCATTACGCATTATGGCTGGAGGAAAAGGGCTGTGATAACTGGAGGGATTACTTCCTGCCGCCTACCGGCACGATGGACCGAACCCAAATGTACACCTGGCCGATCCCGGAGGAATTCCATTACAATACGTGGATTGCAGAACGCACAAACGCCTTGCTTGAGCAATATGAATCGAATGACGAAAGCTTCTTCCTATGGTCGAGCTTCTTCGATCCGCATCCCGAATACTTAGTTCCGGAGCCATGGGACTCCATGTACGACCCGGATCAGCTGACGATTCCAACGATGGTTCCAGGTGAGCATGACAGGAACCCGCCGCATTTTGCCAAGACGCAAGAGGATAAACCGGACTTCTCTGATTTAGCCGAAACCGGTAAAGGCATTCATGGTTACCGTTCGCATAACTACTATGAATACGGCCATCAGCCAAAGTTAACGGATTATGACAAGAAAAAGCTGGTCGGCGTTTATTATGGCATGGTCACCATGATGGACAAATATATTGGCCGCATTTTAGACAAGCTTGATGAGCTTGGAATTGCGGACAACACCATTGTTGTGTTCACAACGGATCATGGTCATTTCTTCGGGCAGCATGGCTTGCAGGCTAAAGGCGGCTTCCACTACGAGGATTTGATCAAACTTCCGTTTATCGCCCGCTACCCAGGCCATATTCCTGCAGGTCAGACGAGCGAAGCCATTCAATCTCTGGTCGATCTGGCACCGACATTTTTGTCGTTCTGCGATATCAAAATTCCATATGCGATGACCGGCGTCGATCAGAAAAAAGTTTGGCTAGGCGAGTCCGGACACGCCAGAGATCACGCCATTTGCGAGTTCAGGCATGAACCAACGACGATCCACCAGAAGACTTATGTGGACTCGCGCTATAAAATCACGGTTTATTACAACCAGACTTATGGTGAAATTTTCGATTTGCAAGAGGATCCTCAAGAGTTGAACAACTTATGGGATGATCCGGCAGCAGCAAGTCTCAAGTCAGAGCTGCTTCTAAAATATGCTTGGGCCGAGCTTGGCAAAGAATCGATGCCGATGCCGCGAATTTCTGGAGCTTAG
- a CDS encoding AraC-type DNA-binding protein gives MLEYDIEFAEFLYYSPTEMDIESPFWLLRAGHSIAKPGYRVGPRRIECYSIHFVREGRLVVESGGKRTVLQAGDVFCMYPNRTYVYYRENDRDNLQLAWLRFDGPGMGRLLTHAGFKPEAPCRRGKWNAELQGLIEAIFAELRAEGRDQIAACLELKSMLYRFFSYFIQLGEATETDQTVKKSWVAHSMDYIKLHATEGITVQQVANFAGLNRTYFSTIFTKSAGISPADYIANIKMNKAKEMLLTTSASVTEIAYSLGYPTLFAFTRAFKNYHSLSPSGYRKQNNSQ, from the coding sequence ATGCTGGAATATGATATTGAGTTTGCTGAGTTCCTCTATTATTCCCCTACAGAAATGGACATAGAGAGCCCTTTCTGGTTGTTGAGAGCAGGGCATAGCATCGCCAAGCCTGGCTACCGGGTCGGGCCGCGGAGAATTGAATGTTATAGTATTCATTTTGTCAGGGAAGGCAGGCTCGTTGTAGAGAGCGGCGGGAAGCGAACTGTGCTGCAGGCCGGGGATGTTTTTTGTATGTATCCGAACCGAACCTATGTGTATTACCGAGAAAATGATCGGGACAACTTACAGCTCGCATGGCTTAGATTTGATGGGCCGGGAATGGGGAGGTTGCTGACACACGCAGGTTTTAAGCCGGAGGCGCCATGCCGAAGGGGCAAATGGAACGCCGAGCTTCAGGGACTAATCGAGGCTATTTTTGCAGAGCTGAGGGCGGAAGGGCGAGATCAAATTGCAGCATGTCTGGAGCTCAAAAGCATGTTGTACCGATTTTTTTCGTATTTCATTCAACTTGGCGAAGCAACCGAGACGGACCAAACCGTGAAAAAAAGCTGGGTTGCTCATTCCATGGATTATATTAAACTGCATGCGACAGAAGGCATTACGGTGCAGCAGGTTGCAAATTTTGCGGGACTGAACCGTACTTATTTCTCCACTATATTTACGAAGTCTGCAGGAATTTCGCCAGCAGATTATATTGCCAATATAAAAATGAATAAAGCAAAGGAAATGCTGCTGACCACATCGGCTTCTGTCACGGAAATCGCCTATTCTCTCGGTTATCCGACGCTGTTTGCGTTCACGCGAGCTTTCAAGAACTACCATTCATTGTCACCTTCCGGCTACCGGAAGCAGAACAACTCTCAATAA
- a CDS encoding SecD/SecF fusion protein, translating to MKRMLAFLLIVVVSLGVIGATSPALFEKSRLGLDLRGGFEILYQATPLYEGGSVTKESLNETAKSLEKRVNQNGASEPEVTTEGSDRIRIRIAGMAEDKEAELRETLVKPANLTFRSMRGCADDAGYCKVELTGQDFQENGASVQQDGLNQFGIAIKLKDASKFAEVTREVAKLPEGKNNLAIYLDGTEISAPRVSGEIPSSEASITGTFTREEAMQLRDTINLGALPLKLEVKYTQSVGATLGKQSLQDTIFAGVIGTVFIVLFMLVFYRIPGLAASVSLIIYTWLLLAAHIALDATLTLPGIAAFILGIGIAVDANIITAERIKEELRNGKSLQSAFRAGSKTSLRTIIDSHVTTIIASLVLFFIGVGSVKGFAITLLLSVLISLISNVLVSRYLLWLMIKSGLFVKPGYYGVKESEIRAL from the coding sequence ATGAAACGGATGCTCGCATTCCTGCTCATTGTCGTCGTAAGCTTAGGCGTCATTGGTGCAACAAGTCCCGCCCTATTTGAAAAATCAAGGCTAGGCCTAGATCTCAGGGGCGGTTTTGAGATTCTGTACCAGGCTACGCCATTGTACGAAGGCGGCAGTGTAACGAAGGAATCGTTGAATGAAACGGCCAAGAGCCTTGAGAAACGGGTGAACCAGAACGGCGCTTCGGAGCCGGAGGTTACTACGGAAGGGTCGGACCGGATCCGCATTCGTATTGCCGGCATGGCGGAAGACAAGGAAGCTGAGCTGCGCGAGACGCTCGTCAAGCCAGCTAATCTGACTTTCCGCAGTATGCGTGGCTGCGCCGATGATGCAGGCTACTGCAAAGTCGAGCTGACCGGCCAGGACTTCCAGGAGAATGGCGCTTCCGTTCAGCAGGATGGATTGAATCAGTTTGGTATCGCTATTAAGCTCAAGGATGCATCGAAGTTCGCTGAGGTTACTCGCGAGGTGGCCAAGCTGCCGGAAGGCAAAAATAATCTGGCCATCTATTTGGATGGTACGGAAATTTCGGCACCGCGTGTAAGCGGAGAAATCCCTAGCAGCGAAGCTTCCATTACGGGTACTTTCACCCGCGAAGAAGCGATGCAGCTGCGTGATACGATTAACCTCGGCGCTCTTCCGCTGAAGCTGGAGGTCAAGTATACCCAGTCTGTGGGCGCGACGCTGGGCAAGCAATCGCTCCAAGACACCATTTTTGCTGGTGTAATCGGCACGGTATTTATCGTCCTATTCATGCTTGTTTTCTATCGTATTCCTGGACTCGCGGCAAGCGTGTCGCTGATCATCTATACGTGGCTGCTGCTAGCGGCGCATATCGCGCTCGACGCGACGTTGACGCTGCCCGGCATCGCGGCATTCATCCTCGGTATCGGTATCGCTGTTGATGCGAATATCATTACTGCGGAGCGGATTAAGGAAGAGTTGCGTAACGGCAAGAGCCTGCAGAGCGCGTTCCGCGCTGGCTCCAAAACGTCGCTGCGGACGATTATCGACTCCCACGTCACGACGATTATTGCATCGCTCGTATTGTTCTTTATCGGGGTTGGCTCGGTTAAGGGCTTCGCAATTACGCTGTTGCTCAGCGTATTGATCAGCCTTATATCCAATGTGTTGGTTTCCCGATACTTGCTCTGGCTTATGATCAAGAGCGGCTTGTTCGTCAAACCGGGCTATTATGGCGTAAAGGAGAGTGAGATTCGTGCACTCTAA
- a CDS encoding protein translocase subunit secF — MHSKESRIDFVRYSKYFYIFAIVVTLAGIISLATLGLNYGVDFKSGSSVDVQSTKNLESQRAQIETFLTEGEYGKHNPPTFGQDRMTIRFDEVLSQTQENKLKTDLKAKFDPASSVEVNTVDVEIAREMQWNALKAMIVASVAIVIYMAIRFEWRFGFAAVVSLVHDAFLVISIFSVFRLEVNLPFIVAVLTIIGYSINDTIVIFDRIRENLRFAKVKSDDDLRKLVNDSVWQTMTRSINTAITVLFAAAALYVFGSESIRLFSLAMLIGLVCGAYSSIFIASPLWLLLKKKSKQKQLPTGNPTAS, encoded by the coding sequence GTGCACTCTAAGGAATCCCGGATTGACTTTGTCCGTTACAGCAAGTATTTTTATATTTTTGCTATCGTTGTCACGCTTGCAGGTATTATCTCACTGGCGACGCTCGGCCTCAATTATGGCGTAGACTTTAAGTCAGGCTCCAGCGTTGATGTGCAATCGACCAAAAATTTGGAGAGCCAGCGCGCTCAGATTGAGACGTTCCTCACCGAAGGCGAATACGGCAAGCATAATCCGCCGACTTTTGGCCAGGATCGGATGACGATCCGCTTTGATGAGGTACTTTCCCAAACGCAAGAAAATAAGCTTAAAACCGATCTTAAAGCGAAGTTCGATCCGGCTTCGTCTGTTGAGGTAAATACCGTTGACGTTGAAATTGCTCGTGAGATGCAATGGAATGCTTTGAAGGCGATGATTGTTGCCAGCGTTGCGATTGTCATTTACATGGCAATCCGTTTTGAATGGCGCTTTGGCTTCGCGGCTGTTGTCTCGCTCGTTCATGACGCCTTCCTTGTCATCAGCATTTTCTCGGTGTTTCGACTGGAGGTCAACTTGCCCTTCATCGTCGCCGTTCTGACCATCATTGGTTATTCGATCAACGATACGATTGTTATATTTGACCGAATTCGCGAAAATCTGCGTTTTGCCAAGGTTAAGTCCGACGATGACCTGCGTAAGCTGGTCAATGACAGCGTATGGCAGACGATGACCCGCTCGATCAACACAGCAATTACCGTGTTGTTCGCCGCCGCGGCGCTTTATGTCTTCGGTAGTGAGTCGATTCGTCTGTTCTCGCTCGCCATGCTGATCGGCCTGGTTTGCGGAGCGTATTCCTCCATCTTCATCGCAAGCCCGCTGTGGCTGCTCTTGAAGAAGAAGTCTAAGCAGAAGCAGCTGCCTACGGGCAACCCAACTGCTTCTTAG
- a CDS encoding Divalent metal cation (Fe/Co/Zn/Cd) transporter, with protein sequence MAINRQPAAVAGMREPLIHVGLALVKGASGAWLGSTAVLSDAFRSAGDACGSYLSHSETAARRPRRFKLGGGEHAPAYLFSILLMLIGLEVVMLAVQNMLSSLDEYPRWPAAFAVPICLALRLWLLRGAVPATEWLSSLIAAAGAGAAWAGGERGIEWMLYMDPLASAFIGIIIVCKGYGLIMQTGKQRSETREVDGELAGDLMELIQRVDGVVTVEAAHPSNSGGKLTADIVISVNPRISVLEGAEIARRVKLLVQKRFLQIVEVKICVEPYNPGYPYKSNHDPNQDHIPTLLQ encoded by the coding sequence ATGGCTATTAACCGGCAGCCCGCTGCTGTCGCTGGCATGAGGGAGCCGCTTATCCATGTGGGGCTCGCGCTAGTCAAAGGAGCATCAGGTGCATGGCTCGGAAGCACGGCAGTGCTTTCCGATGCGTTCCGGTCCGCTGGAGACGCATGCGGCAGTTATCTGTCCCATAGCGAGACCGCAGCGCGGCGGCCTCGTCGCTTCAAGCTTGGGGGCGGAGAGCATGCTCCAGCTTATCTATTCTCCATTCTGCTCATGCTCATCGGTTTGGAAGTTGTGATGCTTGCGGTCCAGAATATGCTGTCATCACTAGATGAGTATCCGAGATGGCCGGCTGCATTTGCCGTGCCGATCTGCCTCGCGCTGAGACTGTGGCTCCTACGCGGAGCAGTACCTGCAACGGAGTGGCTGTCTTCGCTAATTGCAGCGGCCGGAGCTGGTGCGGCATGGGCGGGCGGCGAACGCGGCATTGAGTGGATGCTTTATATGGATCCGCTGGCTTCCGCGTTCATCGGCATCATCATCGTCTGCAAAGGTTACGGACTAATTATGCAGACTGGCAAGCAGAGGAGCGAGACTCGCGAGGTTGACGGCGAGCTGGCGGGAGATTTGATGGAGCTCATCCAGCGCGTTGATGGCGTTGTGACTGTAGAGGCTGCACATCCATCGAATAGCGGTGGTAAGCTGACAGCTGATATCGTCATTAGCGTCAATCCACGCATCTCTGTGCTGGAAGGCGCCGAAATCGCGCGACGCGTGAAGCTGTTGGTCCAGAAACGTTTCCTGCAGATCGTTGAAGTCAAAATTTGCGTAGAGCCTTACAATCCAGGCTATCCATACAAGTCCAATCATGATCCCAACCAGGATCATATTCCGACATTGTTACAATAA